A genomic stretch from Algoriphagus halophilus includes:
- a CDS encoding carboxylesterase/lipase family protein, with translation MKSAFKLVQIFTLALLVTIPFQLKAQNLNAFAVQTKIKNGIIEGSFDTKSGIQKFFGIPFAKPPVGELRWKAPQPFDNWSGIKKTTQFGPRAVQAPVFGDMDFKSDGLSEDCLYLNVWTPADRNTKNLPVLVYFYGGGYVAGDGSEPRYNGEAMAQKGIVVVTVNYRLNVFGFLAHPELSAESPYQASGNYGLLDQMASLKWVQENIEAFGGDPNQVTIAGESAGSISVSYQMASPLSKDLIAGAIGESGAGINPTLAPVSLAEAEQTGVEFASKAGYQSLDELRNLSTKEVYEIYNESQRFGFPVVLDGYFLPKTLPEIFEAQEQAMVPLLAGWNSAEIPGMAFMQGKPYTPEAFIDVVKQTYPTDHEEVLRLHPHGDMKEVEWSATHLAADRFIAYSTWKWLDLHAKNSNQPVYRYLYSKLRPPLKDANLSPGLAGGTIEGGPKMPEPIGAPHACEIEYAMGNLHLVDAYAWTAEDYQVSKTMMEYFANFIKTGNPNGEGLPTWDVVVGSDETPASMIIDVESKQIEAQDQARYKFHDKYYGNIND, from the coding sequence ATGAAATCTGCTTTCAAACTAGTTCAGATTTTTACGCTGGCACTTTTGGTTACTATTCCTTTCCAACTGAAAGCCCAAAACCTAAATGCATTTGCTGTGCAAACTAAAATAAAAAACGGAATTATAGAAGGGTCTTTTGATACCAAATCAGGGATTCAAAAATTCTTTGGTATTCCTTTCGCAAAACCACCGGTAGGCGAACTTCGATGGAAAGCCCCTCAGCCATTTGACAATTGGTCAGGAATTAAAAAAACCACCCAATTTGGACCCAGGGCAGTACAAGCTCCTGTATTTGGAGACATGGATTTTAAATCCGATGGTTTAAGCGAAGACTGTTTATACCTGAATGTTTGGACACCTGCTGACAGAAACACCAAAAACCTCCCCGTACTGGTTTATTTCTATGGAGGAGGCTATGTGGCTGGAGATGGCTCTGAACCTAGATACAATGGAGAAGCCATGGCTCAGAAAGGAATTGTAGTAGTCACTGTCAACTACCGATTGAACGTATTTGGCTTTTTGGCACATCCGGAACTAAGTGCTGAATCTCCTTACCAAGCATCCGGAAATTATGGACTCCTCGACCAAATGGCTTCTTTGAAATGGGTTCAGGAAAATATCGAAGCATTCGGAGGGGATCCTAATCAAGTAACAATAGCAGGTGAATCTGCTGGATCTATCTCTGTAAGTTATCAAATGGCCTCCCCCCTTTCCAAAGATTTAATCGCTGGAGCCATTGGAGAAAGCGGAGCAGGAATTAATCCTACTTTGGCACCTGTAAGTTTAGCAGAAGCAGAACAAACTGGAGTTGAATTTGCTTCCAAAGCGGGGTACCAAAGCTTGGATGAATTACGAAATTTATCTACAAAAGAAGTGTATGAAATCTACAATGAATCCCAAAGATTTGGGTTCCCTGTAGTGCTTGACGGATATTTTTTACCTAAGACTTTACCAGAAATATTTGAAGCTCAAGAACAGGCAATGGTTCCTTTGCTTGCCGGGTGGAACTCAGCAGAAATCCCCGGAATGGCTTTTATGCAAGGGAAACCCTATACCCCTGAAGCCTTTATTGATGTGGTAAAGCAAACTTACCCAACTGACCATGAAGAGGTCTTGAGGCTTCATCCGCATGGCGATATGAAAGAAGTGGAATGGTCGGCTACACACTTGGCAGCAGATCGGTTTATTGCCTACAGCACCTGGAAATGGTTAGATCTACATGCGAAAAACTCAAACCAACCGGTTTACAGGTATTTGTATAGCAAACTTCGTCCACCTCTTAAGGATGCTAATTTATCTCCTGGACTTGCCGGAGGAACAATCGAAGGGGGACCTAAGATGCCGGAACCCATCGGTGCTCCCCATGCCTGTGAGATTGAATATGCGATGGGTAACCTTCACTTGGTAGATGCCTATGCTTGGACAGCAGAGGATTACCAAGTATCTAAAACAATGATGGAATATTTTGCCAATTTCATTAAAACTGGAAATCCCAATGGAGAGGGACTTCCCACTTGGGATGTGGTAGTAGGTTCGGATGAAACACCTGCCAGTATGATCATTGACGTGGAGAGTAAGCAAATAGAAGCACAAGATCAGGCGCGATATAAATTTCACGATAAATACTACGGAAACATTAACGATTAA
- a CDS encoding helix-turn-helix domain-containing protein, whose protein sequence is MNSQSTDKLEFAAKFVNNTNAPIFLTGKAGTGKTTFLRDLAKRTHKRHVILAPTGIAALHAKGVTIHSQFLLPLGSFLPVREPEGNFTDQYGFYTQHTLGRRHPLNQLRKSVLKAVELLVIDEVSMLRADVLDAIDYRMKSVKRNFKEPFGGVQILMIGDLFQLPPIVKDEEWQVLNRFYNSMHFFEAKALQNSGMVYLELDKIFRQQDDQFINVLNHLRDNQVTHEDIQLLNKHYKTAEEIGELEDYITITTHNYKADQINQKEMGNLSGSSSFYEADLEGDFPESLFPLPQKLELREGAQIMFVKNDSSGNASYFNGKIAKVLHLKKNEILVEMQDTHEEYTLRKEVWENKKYLVNPDTKELEDEVVGTFAQYPIKLAWAVTVHKSQGLTFDKAIIDVGRAFAPGQVYVALSRLRSLEGLVLRSKIQSNLVYSDHQVVNFSQSAGNQSDLSGLLLQHQYRYLVSLVDQTFDFVPVLRELESFQKEQNSSMEFEDVEMQVTIPEVFETISKEVGNTEKFRRQLLFLLQEKESGKLQERISKGGQYYRNLIANSLKKIISQMGMAEQFSRTKKYLEGLEAVEESLLRKYLEISKLGRLIEVISMGGVPERMEDLEEEMLSLRRQFILMAKEHAADKIKDIKSKTGRKKKGTLKPKRQKGDSQEVTFQFFQEGKTIQEISKERGLALSTIKSHLAYGIETGRVELEDCLTQDVIAEIRDQLEKQKSMSDLRAFFDGKYDYGTLKMVIAGNKVGF, encoded by the coding sequence ATGAATAGTCAGTCCACTGATAAACTTGAGTTTGCTGCAAAATTTGTCAATAATACCAATGCACCGATATTCTTGACAGGGAAGGCAGGAACTGGGAAAACCACATTTTTACGAGATCTGGCGAAGCGTACCCATAAAAGGCATGTAATCTTGGCTCCAACTGGTATAGCTGCATTACATGCCAAAGGAGTGACCATTCATTCACAATTTTTGCTTCCCTTAGGAAGTTTTTTGCCTGTGAGAGAACCTGAGGGAAATTTTACAGATCAATATGGATTCTATACCCAGCATACCTTAGGGAGAAGACATCCTTTGAATCAGCTCCGAAAAAGTGTATTAAAAGCAGTGGAACTATTGGTGATCGATGAAGTCAGTATGCTTCGAGCAGATGTCTTAGATGCCATCGATTACAGGATGAAAAGTGTCAAAAGGAATTTTAAAGAGCCTTTTGGAGGAGTCCAGATATTAATGATCGGAGACTTGTTTCAACTGCCTCCTATCGTCAAAGATGAGGAATGGCAAGTGCTCAATCGATTTTATAATAGCATGCATTTTTTTGAGGCTAAAGCCTTGCAGAATTCAGGGATGGTTTACCTGGAACTGGATAAGATTTTCCGTCAACAAGATGATCAGTTTATTAATGTGCTCAACCACTTACGGGATAATCAGGTGACCCATGAAGATATTCAGCTTTTGAATAAACATTATAAAACAGCGGAAGAAATCGGTGAATTAGAGGATTACATCACCATCACAACCCACAATTACAAGGCGGATCAAATCAATCAAAAAGAGATGGGGAATCTGAGCGGTTCCTCCAGTTTTTATGAGGCGGATCTGGAAGGTGATTTCCCTGAATCTTTATTTCCGCTTCCACAAAAACTTGAATTAAGGGAAGGAGCTCAGATCATGTTTGTGAAAAATGACAGCTCTGGAAATGCATCCTACTTCAATGGTAAAATCGCCAAAGTGCTACATCTCAAAAAGAATGAGATTTTGGTCGAAATGCAGGATACCCATGAGGAATACACCTTGAGGAAAGAAGTATGGGAAAATAAAAAGTACCTGGTCAATCCGGATACCAAGGAATTGGAAGATGAGGTGGTGGGAACATTCGCTCAATACCCAATCAAATTGGCCTGGGCGGTGACTGTTCATAAGAGCCAAGGCTTAACCTTTGACAAGGCTATCATTGATGTAGGAAGAGCTTTTGCACCTGGACAGGTTTATGTGGCACTATCCAGGCTAAGAAGCTTGGAAGGCTTGGTGTTAAGAAGTAAAATCCAATCAAACTTGGTGTATTCTGATCACCAGGTTGTCAATTTTTCTCAAAGTGCCGGAAATCAATCTGACTTATCAGGTTTGTTGCTTCAGCACCAATATCGTTACCTGGTGAGTTTGGTGGATCAAACTTTTGATTTTGTGCCTGTTTTGAGGGAATTAGAAAGCTTCCAAAAAGAGCAAAACAGCAGTATGGAGTTTGAGGATGTTGAAATGCAAGTAACTATTCCCGAGGTTTTTGAAACCATTTCCAAAGAGGTAGGAAATACGGAAAAGTTTAGGAGACAGCTTCTCTTTTTACTTCAGGAAAAAGAATCAGGAAAGCTCCAGGAAAGAATTTCAAAAGGAGGTCAGTACTACCGAAACCTAATCGCTAATTCCTTGAAAAAAATTATTTCTCAGATGGGAATGGCTGAGCAATTTTCCAGAACTAAAAAGTATTTGGAAGGCCTGGAGGCGGTGGAGGAGAGTTTGTTAAGAAAATACCTGGAAATCAGTAAGCTAGGAAGACTGATTGAAGTGATTTCCATGGGAGGTGTTCCTGAAAGAATGGAGGATTTGGAAGAAGAGATGCTGAGCTTGAGAAGGCAATTTATCCTGATGGCCAAGGAGCATGCCGCAGATAAAATAAAAGATATAAAGTCTAAAACCGGTCGAAAAAAGAAAGGGACTTTAAAACCCAAAAGACAAAAAGGAGATTCTCAAGAAGTGACTTTCCAGTTCTTTCAAGAAGGAAAAACCATCCAGGAGATTTCTAAGGAACGAGGATTAGCCCTATCTACGATCAAAAGTCATTTGGCTTATGGGATTGAAACAGGTAGGGTAGAATTGGAAGATTGCCTAACTCAAGATGTCATAGCTGAAATCAGGGACCAATTGGAAAAGCAAAAGAGCATGAGTGATTTGAGAGCATTTTTTGATGGGAAATATGATTATGGAACGCTCAAAATGGTCATTGCAGGGAATAAGGTAGGATTTTAA
- a CDS encoding NUDIX hydrolase, giving the protein MSLPTNEYIPHISYDSVIFGFSGEKLKILILEYHNMKTYALPGGFVKMDEPLDDAVKRGLSERTGLDKIYLEQFHTFGSMQRFKPEIMRRILEEQGHQVEDHWMLGRFITVGYYALINYESVIPTPDALSDSIDWYDYDQLPELMMDHRELVEKALEHLRIHLDHKLLSFNLLPDKFTMKELQQVYEAILGEELNRANFQRKMLSLGILQRHDKLYTGGSHKAPYLYSFKKN; this is encoded by the coding sequence ATGTCATTACCCACCAACGAATACATCCCTCACATTTCTTATGATTCCGTCATTTTTGGCTTTTCAGGGGAAAAGCTGAAAATCCTAATTCTGGAATACCATAATATGAAGACCTATGCGCTTCCAGGAGGATTTGTTAAAATGGATGAACCTTTGGATGATGCTGTAAAAAGAGGGCTTTCTGAGCGAACTGGCTTAGATAAAATTTACCTGGAACAGTTCCATACCTTTGGCTCTATGCAAAGGTTCAAGCCTGAAATCATGCGAAGAATTTTGGAGGAGCAAGGTCATCAGGTCGAGGACCATTGGATGTTGGGAAGATTTATCACAGTCGGTTATTATGCCTTGATCAATTATGAAAGCGTTATACCAACTCCAGATGCCCTTTCTGATTCCATAGACTGGTATGATTATGATCAATTACCAGAATTGATGATGGACCATCGGGAGTTGGTGGAAAAGGCCTTAGAGCACTTGAGAATTCATTTAGATCACAAGTTGCTGAGCTTTAATCTGTTGCCAGATAAATTCACGATGAAAGAGCTCCAACAGGTCTATGAAGCTATTCTGGGTGAAGAATTGAATAGAGCGAATTTCCAACGCAAAATGTTGAGTCTTGGCATCTTGCAAAGGCATGATAAACTATACACTGGAGGCTCTCACAAAGCCCCTTATTTGTACAGCTTTAAAAAGAATTGA
- a CDS encoding thiol-activated cytolysin family protein, with the protein MKLLFQKKQQAFFLAIFLSLIFSSCDFGGKEEPIKISPDAETIGEYLRNLPNDPEEILNVQPISGSSQRTQVNSKTSTSGYSGGFTECVTLTYDLKNNFENIAILRPTNGIIYPGALVIADKETLGGLPTPAGVDRAPVSLRLDLPGIGENGNITVDNPTNTSVQAKIDEALEWWNANAYQEGYVNAANSSYSASTSYSSRQLSMDVGLNVEWARGDVSTQFSYESTKTERVAMMVFKQVFYSITMNEPFNPGEVFGPKATLADVEQKFSASAPPAYVQAVNYGRIIMFRMVSTSSATDIELEGTLNYATGVTSNVSAELESKYKEILNKSTITVVTIGGNASVASKAVEAKNFGDLNSIITGDNAVYTRDNPGVPISYKLTYLKDNSTAKLGYTTEYDVESCTDKLYPSAEISLNNKNGFLGVTMRFTVTYKQRTNGIEYNRTINSGDIKTNTKKVKTVPAGAYGIRLTIEFLDGFKWKFLSDRTFSKPTQACYESTMNALKTQVYVKGVSC; encoded by the coding sequence ATGAAATTATTATTTCAAAAAAAACAACAGGCATTTTTCTTAGCCATTTTTCTCTCTCTGATTTTTTCTTCCTGCGATTTTGGAGGTAAGGAAGAACCGATCAAAATTTCTCCAGATGCTGAAACCATTGGGGAATACCTAAGGAATCTACCGAATGATCCTGAAGAAATATTAAATGTCCAGCCCATTTCAGGATCCTCTCAAAGGACACAAGTCAATAGTAAAACAAGCACTTCTGGATATTCAGGAGGATTTACAGAATGTGTAACCTTAACGTATGACCTTAAAAACAATTTTGAAAACATCGCCATCCTCCGTCCTACCAATGGAATTATATATCCTGGGGCATTAGTCATAGCAGATAAAGAAACCCTAGGAGGGCTTCCTACTCCAGCAGGAGTTGACAGGGCTCCCGTTTCCTTAAGGCTAGACTTACCTGGCATAGGTGAAAATGGAAATATAACGGTCGACAATCCTACCAATACCTCTGTACAAGCTAAAATCGATGAGGCTTTGGAATGGTGGAACGCAAATGCTTATCAGGAAGGATATGTCAATGCGGCTAATTCCAGCTATTCAGCCAGTACTTCCTACAGCTCCAGGCAATTAAGCATGGATGTGGGCCTGAATGTAGAATGGGCAAGAGGAGATGTCTCCACTCAATTTAGTTACGAATCCACAAAAACTGAACGTGTGGCGATGATGGTATTCAAACAGGTATTTTATTCCATCACCATGAACGAACCTTTCAATCCAGGTGAGGTTTTTGGACCTAAAGCAACCTTGGCAGATGTGGAACAAAAGTTCAGTGCCTCCGCTCCGCCTGCCTATGTTCAGGCGGTGAACTATGGTAGAATCATCATGTTTAGAATGGTATCTACTTCCTCTGCGACAGACATAGAATTAGAAGGAACCTTAAATTATGCCACCGGAGTCACCAGTAATGTTTCCGCCGAACTGGAATCCAAGTACAAAGAAATTCTAAACAAATCTACTATTACGGTAGTGACCATCGGGGGTAATGCTTCCGTGGCATCCAAGGCAGTGGAAGCTAAAAACTTTGGAGACCTCAATAGTATCATCACCGGAGACAATGCCGTGTATACGAGAGACAATCCTGGAGTTCCGATTTCTTATAAGCTAACTTATTTGAAAGATAATAGCACTGCTAAATTGGGCTATACCACAGAATACGATGTAGAATCCTGCACCGATAAATTATATCCTTCTGCTGAAATTTCACTGAACAATAAAAATGGATTCCTTGGAGTTACGATGCGTTTTACCGTCACCTACAAACAACGAACAAATGGGATAGAATATAACCGGACTATCAATAGTGGGGATATCAAAACCAACACTAAAAAAGTAAAAACCGTACCAGCAGGTGCATATGGAATTCGACTTACGATTGAATTCCTAGATGGTTTCAAATGGAAATTTCTAAGTGATAGAACCTTTTCAAAACCTACTCAAGCTTGTTATGAAAGCACCATGAACGCATTAAAAACTCAGGTATATGTAAAAGGCGTTTCCTGCTAA
- a CDS encoding serine/threonine-protein kinase — protein sequence MMKGKWEEVERLFHQLTDSTVEEKRKLLSTILLEDEELHSLLLALLDSDQSSHRIFAESPQKIFSKLDDDQDLIGENVGAFRIDSIIGTGAMGSVFLAKRNDGQFDQTVAIKILKPLIMDSGMREFFQKERQILARLNHPNIARLYDGGFTDSERPFFTMEYVSGKSLLEYIDEKKLSLRGRLELFLQVCKAVQYAHQNLIVHLDLKPQNIIVNEEGQVKLLDFGVSRIVEDSEETASSFTLAYASPEQIQKKNAGVSSDIYSLGMILFEIVCGIHPYQKFFQDPVALKAAKLEGNSALFDAGQDTKRWFISDLHSIYEKATQLIPDDRFSSVEVMNRDLQAFLYDYPISSRTKSWNYATGKYLKRNRNTVVSIGVAALLLISSGIFYTIRLSQERNLAQSEAKRANQITDLLSDVFMAADPNVGGADTITAIQLLNQGYENLEKNLGDEPELYASMISRLAPIFLNLGNYQKGEELSKKALEINLSLPGISPETLSDNETQMAAMYYVKGVYDSALVYAEKAIARLKKAGDLRSIYMSNALVELGNVLYDFGEFERADSAYQAAFDISKKEYVAPHVELAFELHMIGANAREKGDYAKAENYLLQALEMKKELFDEPHLEIAYTYNHLGSLYQSMGQDSIALGYIEKSLEQRQSILGEFHVETMASMANYARTLVRMGSPLDAIPIYNKTLIITDSLVGKNHYYFWALTGSLGTAQFEAGIYDQAAINYQLSHDHYLELLPEGDPRIASPLNGLGKIKMQEKNYELAKNYFLEALKIREEGYPKGHPQIAQSQQALGECLLACGDYSTAIEYLEMALESLESNPETSPTTLEELTSKLLAAKEAVLDNS from the coding sequence ATGATGAAGGGAAAGTGGGAGGAAGTAGAAAGACTTTTTCATCAGTTGACGGATTCGACTGTAGAGGAGAAAAGAAAATTGTTGTCCACCATTTTACTAGAGGATGAGGAGCTGCATTCGCTACTTTTGGCGTTGCTTGACTCTGATCAATCCAGCCATCGAATTTTTGCAGAGTCACCACAGAAGATATTCTCCAAATTAGACGATGACCAAGACCTAATTGGTGAAAATGTGGGGGCGTTTCGTATTGATTCGATCATAGGAACTGGGGCTATGGGTTCGGTTTTTTTGGCAAAAAGAAATGATGGGCAATTTGATCAGACGGTAGCGATCAAAATCCTGAAGCCGCTGATTATGGATTCAGGAATGAGAGAGTTTTTTCAAAAAGAACGACAGATTCTTGCCAGACTCAATCACCCAAACATTGCAAGGCTTTATGATGGGGGATTTACAGATTCAGAACGTCCTTTTTTCACCATGGAATATGTGTCTGGTAAATCCTTATTGGAATATATTGATGAAAAGAAATTGAGTCTAAGAGGCAGATTGGAACTGTTTTTACAAGTCTGCAAAGCTGTTCAATATGCACATCAAAACCTGATTGTTCATTTGGACTTGAAGCCTCAAAATATCATAGTGAATGAGGAAGGTCAAGTGAAGTTGTTGGATTTTGGAGTTTCCAGAATAGTGGAGGATTCAGAAGAGACAGCAAGTAGTTTTACGCTTGCTTATGCATCTCCAGAACAGATTCAAAAGAAGAATGCTGGAGTTAGCTCGGATATTTATTCTTTGGGGATGATCCTATTTGAAATTGTCTGTGGGATTCACCCCTATCAAAAATTTTTCCAAGATCCAGTCGCTTTGAAAGCCGCCAAGCTAGAAGGTAATTCAGCACTTTTTGATGCTGGTCAGGATACCAAAAGATGGTTTATTTCTGACCTTCACTCCATTTATGAAAAGGCAACACAACTTATTCCCGATGACAGGTTTTCTTCGGTGGAAGTGATGAATCGGGACCTTCAGGCGTTTTTATATGATTACCCCATTTCCTCCCGAACTAAAAGTTGGAATTATGCAACTGGGAAGTATTTAAAAAGGAATAGAAATACAGTAGTATCCATTGGTGTTGCTGCCTTGCTATTAATCAGTAGTGGTATTTTTTATACGATACGGTTGAGTCAAGAAAGAAATTTGGCACAATCTGAAGCAAAAAGAGCCAATCAAATCACAGACCTTCTTTCGGATGTATTTATGGCAGCCGATCCAAATGTTGGAGGAGCTGATACCATCACAGCCATTCAATTATTGAACCAAGGCTATGAGAATCTGGAGAAAAATTTGGGGGATGAACCTGAATTGTATGCTTCCATGATTTCTCGTTTGGCTCCCATTTTTTTGAACTTAGGGAATTATCAAAAAGGGGAGGAGTTGTCTAAGAAAGCCTTGGAGATCAACCTAAGTTTGCCGGGTATTTCCCCAGAAACCCTTTCGGATAATGAAACCCAAATGGCAGCCATGTATTATGTCAAAGGGGTTTATGATTCAGCTTTGGTATACGCAGAGAAAGCGATTGCTAGGCTCAAAAAAGCCGGTGATTTGCGAAGTATCTATATGTCAAATGCCTTAGTGGAGTTAGGGAATGTATTGTATGATTTTGGAGAATTTGAGCGAGCTGATTCTGCCTATCAAGCTGCTTTTGATATTAGTAAAAAGGAATATGTAGCGCCCCATGTGGAATTGGCTTTTGAATTACATATGATAGGAGCAAATGCTAGGGAAAAAGGAGACTACGCAAAAGCTGAGAACTATCTTTTGCAAGCCCTTGAAATGAAAAAAGAGTTGTTTGATGAACCACATTTGGAAATTGCTTACACCTATAATCACCTGGGTAGCTTATACCAATCCATGGGTCAAGATTCCATTGCCCTGGGTTATATTGAAAAGTCCCTAGAGCAGCGTCAATCCATATTGGGTGAATTTCATGTGGAAACCATGGCAAGCATGGCTAATTATGCACGGACCCTGGTAAGAATGGGGTCACCTTTGGATGCTATTCCTATTTATAATAAGACATTGATTATCACAGACTCATTGGTAGGGAAAAACCATTATTATTTTTGGGCTCTTACAGGAAGTCTTGGAACGGCACAATTTGAAGCGGGGATATATGATCAGGCAGCGATTAATTATCAGTTATCTCATGACCATTATCTAGAATTATTACCGGAAGGAGATCCGAGAATAGCCTCCCCATTAAATGGATTAGGAAAGATAAAAATGCAGGAGAAAAATTATGAACTGGCAAAAAACTACTTTTTAGAAGCGTTAAAAATCAGGGAAGAAGGGTATCCTAAAGGCCATCCCCAGATAGCCCAAAGCCAACAAGCACTTGGAGAATGCCTGTTAGCTTGTGGGGATTATTCTACCGCCATAGAATATTTGGAGATGGCCTTGGAATCATTAGAATCTAATCCAGAAACTTCACCTACTACCTTGGAGGAGCTGACCTCCAAATTGTTAGCAGCAAAAGAAGCGGTATTGGACAATTCCTAA
- a CDS encoding M20/M25/M40 family metallo-hydrolase has translation MKKLLLLAVSLICFQSFAQELKKAALEDLTEQNWQHGLSLLQEIVSMPNDAFYPEQIERNIAWSEKQFGERGWTTERLATDGIPLLLVGKRSPGATKTILFYFHMDGQAVDRSKWNQEDPYSPVLKSQNAHGDWEIIPTSKLQHEYDPNWRIFARSTSDDKGPVAMFLTAWDGLAKENIAPDYNVKIILDFEEEQGSPKLPGAVLTYKEKLAADMMLILDGPRHTSNEPTLSFGARGISDLTLTTYGPKFPQHSGHYGNYAPNPALLLSQLLASMKDENGRVLIPGYYDGIELTAEEKEILSKVPDDEEAIQKKLGIGRTDNVGQTYQESIQYPSLNIRGLASAWVGNEARTIVPATAVAEIDIRLVPESDPERLFGLIKKHIEEQGFHIVTKDPSDEERMNYPKIVKVDFSISYQAFRTPLDSEAGQWLRASLNRAFGKDPVQIRISGGSIPISPFVDALGIPAVTIPTVNADNNQHSPNENIRLGNYKEGITTIMAILTEKTIDTLPKK, from the coding sequence ATGAAAAAATTACTACTCCTTGCTGTATCCCTTATTTGCTTTCAAAGTTTTGCCCAAGAATTAAAGAAAGCAGCGCTCGAAGATTTAACGGAGCAAAATTGGCAACATGGATTATCCTTATTGCAAGAAATTGTCAGTATGCCCAACGATGCATTTTATCCTGAGCAAATTGAGAGAAACATTGCATGGAGTGAAAAGCAGTTTGGAGAAAGAGGCTGGACTACCGAACGACTTGCCACTGATGGAATTCCATTGCTATTGGTTGGAAAAAGATCTCCAGGAGCTACCAAAACCATTCTGTTTTATTTTCATATGGATGGACAGGCGGTAGATAGAAGCAAATGGAATCAAGAGGATCCCTACTCTCCTGTGCTTAAATCTCAAAACGCTCATGGAGATTGGGAAATTATCCCCACTTCCAAACTTCAACATGAGTATGATCCAAATTGGAGAATATTTGCCCGATCCACTTCGGATGACAAAGGACCTGTAGCCATGTTTCTTACCGCTTGGGATGGGTTGGCAAAAGAAAATATTGCGCCTGATTATAATGTAAAAATCATTTTGGACTTTGAAGAGGAACAAGGATCCCCAAAACTACCTGGAGCCGTTCTAACATATAAAGAGAAATTAGCGGCGGATATGATGTTGATTTTAGATGGCCCAAGGCATACCAGCAATGAGCCTACATTGAGTTTTGGTGCGAGAGGTATTTCCGATTTGACTTTGACTACCTATGGACCCAAATTTCCTCAACACAGTGGTCATTATGGGAATTATGCACCGAATCCAGCCTTACTGCTTTCCCAATTATTAGCTTCGATGAAAGATGAAAACGGAAGAGTGTTGATCCCAGGCTATTACGATGGAATTGAATTGACAGCTGAAGAAAAAGAAATTCTATCGAAAGTCCCAGATGATGAAGAAGCCATCCAAAAAAAGCTAGGAATAGGAAGAACTGACAACGTAGGACAAACTTATCAAGAAAGTATCCAATACCCTTCGCTAAATATCAGAGGATTAGCATCTGCATGGGTGGGAAACGAAGCTAGGACCATTGTTCCAGCAACTGCCGTCGCTGAGATTGACATTAGATTGGTTCCAGAATCAGATCCAGAGCGATTGTTTGGATTGATTAAAAAACACATCGAGGAACAAGGCTTCCATATCGTAACCAAAGATCCCAGTGATGAGGAAAGAATGAACTACCCAAAAATTGTCAAAGTTGATTTTTCCATTTCCTATCAGGCATTCAGAACTCCTTTGGACTCCGAAGCAGGGCAATGGCTCCGGGCTTCTTTGAATCGGGCATTTGGAAAAGATCCTGTTCAGATACGGATTTCTGGGGGATCCATCCCAATTTCTCCTTTTGTGGATGCGTTAGGAATTCCTGCTGTGACCATTCCCACGGTGAACGCTGACAACAACCAGCACAGTCCAAATGAAAATATCCGCTTAGGAAATTATAAAGAAGGAATCACTACCATCATGGCAATCCTAACCGAAAAAACTATAGACACGCTTCCCAAAAAATAA
- a CDS encoding ECF-type sigma factor, with the protein MQSSSSIAPKGQYTLIKNQFLSCYEELSKLAHNKLRFEHHAYTLDTSALVHEAYLKMENHENGFQDKGHFLAIAAIVMRRFLVDYARQKQRLKRGGDQIQLTYGAISNPVITTPEEVLHLNEALTRLKSINHRHCRVVEFHFFGGYKHEEIADMMGVSIDTVRRDWRLAKAWLSNELKN; encoded by the coding sequence ATGCAGTCTTCCAGCTCTATTGCTCCAAAAGGGCAATACACACTAATTAAAAATCAATTCCTGAGTTGTTATGAAGAGCTTAGCAAATTGGCCCATAATAAATTGAGGTTTGAACATCATGCCTATACATTGGATACTTCTGCATTGGTGCATGAGGCCTATTTAAAAATGGAAAATCATGAAAATGGTTTTCAGGATAAAGGGCATTTTTTAGCAATTGCAGCGATCGTTATGCGTAGGTTTTTAGTCGATTATGCAAGACAAAAACAGCGGCTAAAAAGGGGAGGAGATCAAATCCAATTGACCTATGGGGCCATATCAAACCCTGTAATTACAACCCCTGAAGAGGTACTTCATCTCAATGAGGCATTGACTAGATTAAAATCTATAAATCATCGGCATTGTCGGGTGGTTGAATTTCACTTTTTTGGTGGATATAAGCATGAGGAAATAGCCGATATGATGGGAGTTTCTATTGATACGGTGAGAAGAGACTGGAGGCTAGCAAAAGCTTGGTTAAGCAATGAATTGAAGAATTAA